In the Pedobacter cryoconitis genome, CCACGATATATTGCTTGATCAGAATACACAGATGAACAAAGCGCGAGCAGCAGCCGGGGACGATAGAAAAGCTGTGCGTACCAAAATGATGACGCTGATGCAAGGTAATAACGAAAAGATCAAAGCAATATTAACTGACGATCAAAAGAAAGCCTACGCTACTTTTCTTGAAGAAAGAAGAACAGCAATGAAAAACAGGATGGGAGGCCAGGGAACTGGTCAGCCGGCAGAGAACCAGTAGTGCTATAAAATTCAACGTCTGAATTTATATCAGCTTTCAAATAAAGAAAATAATAGAAGCGGCTTTGGGCCGCTTTTATTATTTTTGCCCAAAATATATTCATATGTACAAGCAAACGACTCCCCTTATTCTGGCCTCCAAATCACCCCGCAGACAAGAACTGATGCAATTAATGGGGCTTGATTTTAAGGTGTTATTAAAAGATGTAGACGAGAGTTACCCTGAACACCTGTCTCCTGATGCAATTGCTTGTTACATCTCGGAGAAGAAAGCGATGGCATTTGTTGAAGAACGTTTAACAAGCCTGGTCATTACTGCTGATACTATCGTTGCTTATAATGGTGAGATTTTAGGTAAACCAGCAGATGCATTACATGCTAAAGTTATGCTTGAAAAACTATCAGGTACCAGTCATCAGGTTTATACAGGAGTAAGCCTGGCTTATAAAGACAAGCTTAAAACCTTTTTTGATCAAACAGAAGTGCGTTTCAGAACCCTCAGCACAGCAGAAATAGAACATTATATCCATCACTATAATCCACTGGATAAAGCGGGCTCTTATGGCATACAAGACTGGCTGGGCTTTATCGCAGTAGAACGTATTGAAGGCTCTTATACCAATGTAATGGGGCTGCCAACAGAGAAGCTTTACTTAGAACTTTCAAACTTCTGATCTGACCAGATCCGGTATAATACACCCATCTTTAAATCATAAGTAGATAAGCTGATTGCTTTTAATCCTGTTTTGTCCAGTATATAATTGGTCAGGATGGCGGCGATGACAATCATATCCACTCTGAGCGGAATCAGGTTTGGCATCAAAACCCTTTCTGCATGTGCAGAAGCAATCAGCCTTTCAGCAAGGCTCCGGTACTGTTCAATATCAAAAGAAGCTGAACTTATTGTTTTCAGGTCAATACCTTCCAGTAACATCGCTGCGAAAGTCTCAAATGCACCAGCAGAACCAACCAAAATCTGTGGCTGATACTTTTGACAGGCAGCCAGCAGATCTGCCAACTTCTGATCAAGATGCTTTTGTATCGCAGACTGTTCTTCATTGCTCATCGGATCAGAATGAAAATAAGCCTGTAATAATCTTGCAGCACCTATATTATAACTTTTCTTCCACAGCGGACCATCCTGATTACAAATTATAAACTCAGTACTTCCCCCGCCAATGTCCATAATCAGCGATTGCTGGCTGATCACACCTGTTGCCTTGACGCCATTAAAGATATAAGCAGCCTCATCCTCCCCACTAATCACTTCAATAGCTATTCCGGCTATTCTAAGGGCGGCAATAACAAAATCTTTTCCATTTCCAGCACTGCGTACTGCGGACGTTGCAATGGCACGAACAATAGTAACCTGTTGCGCATCTATTTCTTTTTTAAAGCCCTTTAGCGCCTCTATTCCGCGTTCAAAAGCTTCAGGAATAATCAAGTTCTCATTGATCCTGCCCTGGCCTAATTGGACAGGTAAATTAGTTTTATAAATGACCTCCACACCTAATGGCGTAAGATCAGCAATAATCAAGTGAAAAGTATTCGTTCCTAAATCAATAACCGCTGCTTTCATCTGTTTCGTTAATACTATCTTTTCTTGTTAATTCTGTTCCCTGAATTTTTAATTCTTATAACTGAACCACTTGAACATTTCCTTCAAACTGGTTTTTTTGCCATACATTAATATACCTACTCTGTATATTTTTGAAGCTACCCACACTGTCCCTATAAATCCCACTATCAATAATCCCATAGACAAAGCCAGCTGCCAGTCGGGCACACCATAAGGTAACCTGACCATCATCGCAATCGGAGAAGTAAAGGGTATCATCGATAACCAGAAAGCAAGCGGCCCATAAGGATCATTCACCACAACACTTAAAGATAGGGCATAACTCAAAGTAAGCGGCATCATAATCGGCATCACAAATTGCTGTGTCTCCGTTTCACTATCCACAGCTGAACCAATTGCCGCATATAGAGAACTATAGAATAAATAGCCGCCAATAAAAAAGAATATAAAGACCAGCAGGATTTTTGTCAGATCAAGATTAGCCATACTTTTTTGAATATAAGCAACCGGACCATCGTCAGCTACCTGTTTTCCGATGGAAGTTCCTGTCTTTGATTGTACAGCAGAAACAGTACTTTGCTGCAATCCTTTATTGCCTGTAAACGTTTTAACCGCTACAGTTGAAATCGTGACTGTCAATAAGATCCAAAGAACAAACTGCGTCAATCCTACCAAAGCAATACCGATGATTTTTCCCATCATCAGCTGAAAAGGTTTGACAGAAGAAATCATCACTTCAATAATCCTGCTTGTTTTCTCTTCAATTACGCCACGCATCACCTGAATACCATAAATCAGAATAAAAGTAAACATCAGGATACCGGATGCATAGCCAATAACCGTTGTTGCACCAGCACTCGAATCCTCTTCCTGTCCTGCCTGATTAATCTTCTTGTTATCAATATTGACAGTAGCTTTTAATTTATCAAGGTCTTCTTGTGCAATACCACTTTCCTTAAGTTTTTGAATTCTGATAGTATTCTCCACATCGTCAACTACTTTCGAATTCATGGAAAAGCCGGCCTGTTTAGTTCCTAAAAGTTGTATTCCTGCAGGATGGTCCAGGCTAAACTCAGGCAGGTAAAGAATGTAGTCATAATCTTCGTCCTTAAGACCAGCTTTCATTTGCGCCAATGATTTATGGACATAAACGTAAGTCGTATTTTTAGTAGAAGCAACCTTTTCAGTTAGTGTTTTATTATCATTCACTACCGCAATCCTGTTATTGGCCGAACTAGCCCCTTGTATGGAGAAGTAAATGATCATCCCATAAAAACCTGCGACAATGATTGGTGTTAACAACGTCATGACAATAAATGATTTCTTTCTGACCCGGCTTAGGTATTCTCTTTGTATAATGAGTAAAATCTTGTTCATCGCGTTAATCTTTTAGTTTTACCTGGTCAATAAAAATGTCGTTCATTGTAGGGATTACTTCATCTAAGCGATGAATATTTACGACAGGCAGCAAGGCTGATAAAAGCTGGTTGGCAGTCTTACCTGTGCTGATCTGAACCTTAATCCTTGTTTTACCCGGCAGTGTCTCTTTATGCAGTATTTCAAACAGACCAGTTGCCTGTTCAGCAGGATACTCCCCATCATACTCTACCCAGTAGGTATTATTCCTGTATTGTTCCTTAATATCCGATACTGAACCATCCAGTATTTTTTTAGAACGGTGAATCAATGCAATGCTATCACATAACTCTTCTACAGATTCCATCCGGTGCGTAGAAAAAATAAAAGTTGCACCTTTCTTGTTCAATTCCAGGATTTCATTCTTGATGATGTCTGCATTGACAGGATCAAAGCCAGAAAAAGGTTCATCCAGAATAATCAGTTCAGGTTCATGTAATACAGTAGCTACAAATTGTACCTTTTGCTGCATCCCCTTACTCAGGTCTTCTACCTTTTTATTCCACCAGCTTCCCATTTCCAGTTTTTCAAACCAGTACCTGACTTTTTTAGTAGCTTCAGATGTACGCATACCTTTGAGCTTGGCCAGGTACAGCACCTGCTCACCAATTTCCATTTTTTTGTATAAACCACGCTCTTCCGGGAGATATCCTATTCTTGCAATGTGAGAAGAATTCAGACGTTCGCCATTAAAGATTACTTCACCGCTATCTGGTGCAGTAATCTGCGTAATAATTCTGATGAGTGATGTTTTGCCTGCACCATTTGGGCCTAGTAATCCGAATATCTTTCCCTGCTCTACCTTCAGACTTACATCGTCCAGTGCAAGATGCGTAGCATATTGTTTAACAATATTATTTACGTTAAGCATTTAGTCTTTATTTAGTTCTTAGTTACCCTTTAGACTGAAATCAGACAAAATGTTACAGATTTAGCGAGCTGTATTTGTTAATGCAATTAATTGTTTTGCATTGGTCAATGCCGATGTGCCCCAGGTATTGTTGAAATATACGAATACTTGCTGAGGTCCCTGCATTATAGATTTAGCAAAAGCAATTATTTCCTGTCCGGTATACAGTGATTTATAGAGGACCGGCTTGCCATGGAAGCGGTAATAAACAGGATCATTAAATAGAACCACTCCATCTGGTAAAGCAGAAGGATAACTTAATCCGCTGAAAGTCAGGTGATGTTTTTTAAACTCTTCCATCACCGTATTATTCCACCAGCTAATATGCCTGAATTCAACTACGTTCTTAAACAAAGGATTTAAATTTTTTAACAATAAGGCTAATCTCTCTTCGGTATAAGTGAAAGAAGGAGGCGTTTGAAATAATACGCAGCCTGTTTTATCCCGCAAGCCAGAAGAAATTACCTCATAAAAATCAATAACCAAGCCTTCCACCTCATTAAATTTATTATAATGTGTAATTGTACGGGGCGCTTTAATCGTAAAAAGGAAATCAGCCGGACTGGTCTCATACCAGGTATTAAAGCTTTTTAAAGAAGGCTGTTTGTAAAAGGAAGAATTAATCTCTATCGTATTAAAATGCTGGCAATAATAGCTAAACCAGTCCTTTTGAGGAAGACTGGAAGGGTAGAATACCTCTCTCCATTCTTTATAATAAAATCCGGAGCAGCCAATTCTCCAATCTGCTATTGCTATTCCATCCATAAACCATTTTTTAAATTAAACAACGGTTCCGGACTAAAGTTTTTGCATAAAAAAACAGGCTGTACCCATTCAGATACAGCCTGTTTTAAAATTATATTTAAGAAACGATTACTCGAAATACTCTTTCATTTTTTCAAAGAAGCTCTTGTCATTTTTACCTGGCTGAGGTTTGAAATTCGGAGATTCACGTAGTTTCTCAAGCATATTCCGTTCTTCACTGCTCAGGGCTTTGGGCGTCCAGATATTTACGTGAATAATCTGATCACCACGGTGATAAGAATTTACTTCAGGAATACCTTTAGCTTTCAGGCGCAATAACTTTCCGCTTTGTGTACCGGGCTCGATTTTGATTTTAGCTTTACCATCAATTGTGGGTACTTCGGCACTATAGCCTAAAGCAGCATCAATGATACTTAAGTGTAAATCATAAACGATATTGTTTCCTTCACGTTTCAAGGTTTCATGAGGGATTTCTTCAATCAGAATGATCAGATCACCGGGAACACCACCATTAGGGGCTGCATTACCTTTTCCGCTCATGCTCAATTGCATACCGTCACTCACCCCTGCAGGGATATTGATTGTAATTGTTTCCTCACCACGAACTGTTCCTTCACCATGACATGAGGTACATTTAGAAGTGATTTGTGAGCCGGCACCATTACAAGTCGGGCAGGTAGCAGTAGTTTGCATCTGGCCTAAAATAGTATTGGTTACTCTGCGAACAGAACCACTGCCACCACAAGTTTTACAAGTGCTGATAGATGATTTGTCCTTCGCTCCAGAACCATCACAGGTTTTACAAACAATCTGTTTATTAACCTTTATTTTTTTCTCTGCGCCATGCGCTATTTCTTCAAGGGTAAGTTTGACTTTAATACGAAGGTTAGAGCCTTTAGCTACGCGTCTGCCGCTGCTGCGTTGTTGCTGTCCGCCGAAAAAGCTATCGAAAGGACTGCCACCGCCACCGCCGCCACCAAAGATATCGCCAAACTGGCTGAATATATCTTCCATGTTCATGCCGCCGCCGCCATAGCCACCACCGCCACCAGAAGCTCCGCCAACACCTGCATGGCCATAATGGTCATAGCGTTGTTTCTTCTCCGGGTTGCTTAATATCTCGTAAGCCTCAGCAGCTTCCTTAAATTTATCCTCAGCAGTATGGTCATCAGGATTTTTGTCCGGATGGAACTTTATAGCCAGCTTTCTATAAGCTTTCTTGATCTCTTCCGGAGAAGAACCTTTGCTTACACCAAGGATATCGTAATAATCTCTCTTACTCATAATTAACTACCTACAACTACTTTTGCAAAGCGTATAACTTTGTCATTTAAAGTGTATCCTTTTTCTAATTCATCTATAACTTTTCCTTTCAACTCTTCAGTTGGGGCAGGGACTTTAGTGATTGCTTCATGAAGGTCTGTGTCAAAAACAGTATTTGCACATTCCATTTCCTTTAAGCCTTTCTGATTCAGAATGCTTTTCAGTTTAGTATGTACCAATTGAATCCCTTCACGGATTGCAGTCACATCAGTAGCGTTTTCAGTTGCTTTATTTGCACGGTCAAAATCGTCCAGTACAGGAAGCATAGAAATAATTACATCCTTACCAGCAGTCTGTAAAAGCTCAACACGTTCTTTTTGTGTACGTCTTTTAAAATTATCAAACTCAGCAAAAAGGCGAAGATATTTATCATTCAACGCTGCATTATCAAGTTTTAATTGCTCTTCAGCAGAGATTTCCTCTACAGGTTCAGTGATAGTATCCGCATTCGCGTCATCTGTAAGTTCTTTGTTTAACTGCTCTTCAGCAGTATTTTCCGTAATAGGATTTTCTGTATCGTTTGTTTTCTTCTTGCTAAACATGGTATAGTAGAATTTTATAATGCAAACTCAAAAGGTTTGCCAATGAAGTATATCAGCCATGCTGTCAGTTTTGTTTGAACAACACTGTACAGAATGGCTGAAAAGAAATTATTTTGTCAGGAATGGTCAGTTTTTTGGAACAGACACCTAGTTGATTGTTGCATCATCATGGACGATACCTGCTTCACACTTAATAATACGTGATGGCAGGGTACGGATGATATGATAATCATGCGTAGCCATTAATACAGCAGTACCGCTCTGGCTGATTTGTTTCAGCAACAATACGATTTCTTCGGACGTTTCAGGATCTAAATTTCCTGTAGGCTCATCCGCGAGGATAATATCCGGATTATTTAATAGTGAACGCGCGATTACCACACGTTGCTGCTCACCACCAGAAAGCTCATGTGGCATTTTTCTGATTTTTGAACGCAGTCCCACCTTTTCCAGTACATCTTTAATCCGTTCTTCAATTAGCTTTTTGTCTTTCCAGCCAGTTGCTTTCAATACAAAATCAAGATTCTTTTCAATTGTACGGTCTGTTAACAACTGGAAATCCTGGAATACGATCCCTAACTTTCTGCGCAGATAAGGCACATCCCGCTCGGCCAGTTTTTTAAGGTCGAAGCCTGCAATTTCCCCCTCACCATTACCGATATGAAGTTCACCGTAAATGATTTTCAATAAACTGCTCTTTCCAGATCCTGTCTGTCCGATCAGAAATACAAATTCACCTTTATCTATGTTAAGATTAACATCAGAGAGTACCAGGTGTTTTTGTTGAAATACATCTACATTTTTTAAATTTATAACTGCGTTTCCTGCCATGTCTTAAATATCTAATTTTGCAATCTGACCAAATGGTAAATCTTTTACCATATCCATAATATAAGGCAACTTGTCACCCAGACCTAATTTTTCCAGAGATTTATCAGGCCGGTCTACCCTGAAATAAGCCAGTAAGGTGAATTTATCATCTCTTAGCTGGACATAATCCGGGATTTTGGCAATACCTTTTACTTTGATTACATACATTTTGTTCAAAAATAGTGTTTCAAAATGATAAAATGAGCGCCCGTTTAAATTTGTAGCGGAAACTTATAACTTATTCAGGAAGTTAATTGTATTCACGTTATCCGCATAATCCCATAACTGAGGATGCTGACTTTGGCCAAAAGTTACCGAATCCACATCCAGTTTTAAAGCCGTATGAGTGACCACACACTGGATATTATCCTGCATTCCTTTCAGTTTCTCATTTAATTCAGCCAGGTTTTTATAATGTTCAAAATATAAAACAGCAAGAGGAGAGGATAGCCCTTCATCTTCTTTCAATAACAAAAAGCCATTGTCAAAATGCTGAACTGTATTGACCAGGTAAATAGATTTATTATAATCGTAGTTATTATTGTACTTGAAATGATTGATAATATCCTGATACTGCTCCAGCGGCTCAAAGAAGTTTTTAAGCTCATAACCTTCAGGAACATAGATTTTAGAAACATTTCTGCAACCCAGTCCAAAATAATCAAAGATATCATGACCTAACTGCCCGATCTCAGTTATACTTTCTTTACCATCTAATACTGCAACACTATTCCTGTTTTTTCTGATGATATTGGGCACTTTACCAAAATAGTAATCAAAGTATCTGGAAGTATTGTTGCTTCCTGTTGCAATGATCGCATCGAAATCTTTCAATCTTTCTGCATAAATGATTCTGTCAGCTAATAATGGTTCAAACTCAATAAGCTGTTTCAATAAAGCTGGTAATAACTGGCTGTCAGCAGAAGAAAGTTTGATAATGGCTATGTTTCCTGTAGCCAGGACAGACAAAATATCATGAAAACCTACCAGGGGAATATTTCCTGCCAGGATCAGGCCTACTTTTTTTGGATGCTGGCTGACTGTGATTTGTTCAAACCATTTTTCCAAAGCAGGCAGATTAAGCATTTCCTGAAAAGAAGCTAAAGATCTCCGCACTTCAGCCACAGTAAACCAGGCATTATGATTAGGTGCTGAATCGATTGTATTACTAAATTCATCACCCGGGTGATTTAAGAAATCACTTAGTTTATGGAATGCAATAATTAACTTTTCAGCGGTAAGGATTGACATGTTTGAAGTAATTTTAAAGTATAAATGTTATATTTGCAGTGCAAAGGTAACTTTAGCAAATAGATTTATACGAAGACATGGCTATTAAAATAACAGACGAATGTATTAATTGCGGAGCATGTGAGCCTGAATGCCCAAATAATGCAATTTATGACGCAGGTACAGCCTGGAGGTTTTCTGATGGAACCAACTTAAATGGTATCATTGATTTTGGCGATCAGGAAGTAGATGCTGGTGCGGCTCAGGAAGCAGTTTCTGATGAAGTATATTATATCGTTTCAGATAAATGTACAGAATGTAAAGGGTTTCATGATGAACCTCAGTGTGCGGCAGTGTGCCCGGTAGATTGTTGTGTGGATGATGAAGATATCCGTGAAACAGAAGAAGAATTATTAAAGAAAAAAGCCTGGTTACACCAGGAGAACTAGTTCTTTAATTTGAATATAACAGAAAAAGACAAAAGGGCGCAGATGCGCCCTTTTGTCTTTTTCTGTTATATAGATTTATACTTCTGCTTTATTTGGAATAATCAATACCGGGCAGGCAGATTTCCTGGCCACATGTTCAGCCACACTTCCCATTAAAAAGTGATATAATCCCGTTCTGCCGTAAGTTCCGATCACAATCAGATCGGATCCCCATTCATCAGATTGCTTAATAATTCCATGAGCTGCAGTATCTACTACGCTTAAATACGTAGTTTTAATACCGTTACCATAAGTATCTTCTATTTCTTTAAGCAGCTGATGGCTGTTTTCTTCACTGTTATCGTAGCTTTCCAGGAAAACCGGCGCCAGGGTAAGGTCCTGATTGATTGTTGCCGGCATCGGCTCAATGATATTGACTAAGGCAACTTCTGCATTAAAGGTCTTAGCCAGTTCGTAGCCTGTTTTCGCTGCCTTTTCTGAGCAGGTACTGTTATCTACTGCAATTAATATCTTTTGGAAGTTCATAATTTCTGGCGTTAAAGAATGTAATATCTGGCATTAATATAGGTAATACTTATATAACAAATTAATCAATCAAATGTTTATCCTGTCGTTTTCTAAATCACTATCCTTACTTTTGAGTACTAGATTTCATTATGGAACAGATATTCGCAATTTGCAGGGTAGCGGTAGCACCAATCAGGGCATCATCGGCTGATCAGGCCGAAATAACGACACAATTATTATTTGGAGATCAGGTGGAGGTATTGGAAAAAGCTGAACCCTGGTGGCGGATCCGTAATGCCTATGACGGTTACGAAGGCTGGATAGATTTTAAACAGCTCGGGACACTTACTCAAACCGAATACGAAGCCTGTAAGCAACGTACTGCATTAGTGCCGGCAGCAGTCAGTAATCAGGTTATTGCAGCCGATGGAAGTACGTATTACTTAGCTGCATCGGGTAATCTGCCAGCTTATAGCAATGGATACTGCAAATTGGGTAAAGAAGAATTCCAGGTCTTATTTGAGCCTCATGATATTTCAGCACAAACTACTGGCTTAAAACTTGTTGATTCGGCCTTGTTTTATCTGAATGCACCTTATTTATGGGGGGGGCGCACACTATTCGGTATTGATTGTTCTGGATACGTACAGGCTGTTTTTGCGCTATATGGCATTGCCCTTCACAGAGATGCCTCTCAACAGGCAGCACAAGGAGAAGTTGTTAACTTTTTACCAGAAGCCCAAACCGGAGACCTTGCCTTTTTTGACAATGCAGACGGCAAAATCATACACGTAGGCATTATGCTAAATGCAAATCAGATTATTCATGCTTCAGGAAAAGTAAGAATTGACGCTATTGATGATCAGGGGATTTATAATCCTGAACTTGGACGTTATAGCCACAAACTCAGGATTATTAAAAGATTTATAAATCCCACTCCCACACCATAACCAGCTTATCATCGCCTGTGGTTAATAAATATTTACCATCCAGGCTCCAGATGAGCTTATTGATAGAATGGGTATGACCATGGGTGTTTTTTTCAATACTCAGGATTTTATAGAGTTTCAAATCATCACTACCCCATAATTTGATGCTCTTATCCTGGCTCACTGTGGCGAAATAAGGTAATGAAGGATGAAATGCAATTCCGTAAACACTAAATAAGTGTGCTGGAATGCTATGCTGAAGCTGATAATCCGGCAATGACCAGAAATTTAGCTGTGCATCTCTTCCGCCCGAAATCAAGTATTTCCCATCTGGTGAATACTGAACAGAAGTAACAGGTAAAGTATGCTGCTTTAATATATGCAGCAAGCTGTAATCATGCAGCTCATAAATGCGGGTAACACCATCTTTACAGCCAAAAGCAACCTGTAAACCATCCGCACTCACAGCTATTGCTCTTACTGTATCCGCAGAAACCCTGATCCGGTAAAGTAAGGAGAGGTCGGTCAATGACCATACCCCAACTGTACCGTCTTCACTTGCAGTTAAAAATTCCTGTTTTTCCGGAATGGTTACCAAGTCAAATACAGGTTTTTCATGGGCCTGAAAAGTTGTCTTAACTATTTGCTTGCTCAGGTCGAATATACTCACCTCACCACTTCTCTGACCCACAAAAAGCAGGTCATTATACTGATGAAGACTATAAACAGATGTTTTTACCGGCATTAAAACCTTCAAAAAGGACATTTTTTCCAATGACCATTCTACTACACCTTTATCATTTCCACCTGTAAAAAAAATACCGGCTTTACTGGAATTGGTTAATGCATAAATGGGGTTTTGATGGCCGCTAAGCGATCTTAAATGTTTCAGCATAATTAACGGTGCCTGCCTTCCAGGTTTACCCCGATATCGGCCAGTGTTTTACCTTTCTCTCTTAACAAAACTAATAAGTGGAAGATTAGATCAGAACTCTCGTTCACAAAGTCAACATCTGTTTCGTTCAATGCTGCGATAACAGTTTCCACACCTTCTTCTCCAACTTTCTGCGCAATCTTGTTTAATCCTTTTTTACGCAATTTGTTGACATAAGATTCTTCCGTAGGATGATCATATCTGTCGTGGATGATTTTCTCCAGTTCAAAGATGAAATTCTGGTTGAAGTTAGTTTTAAAACAACTTCTGCTTCCTGTATGACAGGTTGGGCCCACCGGGGTAACTTTGATCAGGATCGTATCCTGATCACAATCAATATGTGTCTCTTTTACATATAAAAAGTTGCCACTTTCTTCTCCTTTAGTCCATAAACGGCTTTTAGAGCGGGAATAAAATGTTACTTTCCCTTCCTGTTGGGTTTTTGACCAGGCTTCCTGGTTCATATAACCCAACATTAACACTTCCAATGTTTGTATATCCTGAATGATTACAGGAACCAATCCATCGGTTTTCTCAAAATCTATAGTCATAACCTTACTGGTATGTTGTATTTTTTTAATTCGTTTTTCAAGTGGGGGATAGGGATTTCACCGAAATGAAAAACCGAAGCAGCTAGTGCCGCATCCACACCTGTTGTGGTAAAAACTTCTGTGAAGTGTTCAACTTTCCCGGCCCCACCAGAAGCAATTACCGGAATATTGATCATTTTACTAATACTATCCAGCAGTTTGCAATCGAAACCCTGTTTAGTACCGTCATGATCCATTGAAGTCAATAATATTTCTCCAGCGCCCAAATCTTCAGCCTGTTTAATCCAGTGTGCTGTCTCGATTTCTGTAATTAAACGGCCTCCATTCAAATGCACCATATTTCTGCCTGCTACTAATTTAGTATCTACCGCAACTACTACGAATTGCACGCCAAATACTTTAGCCAGATCTGCAATAAGCTGCGGGTTTTTAACCGCTGCAGAATTGATACTAATCTTATCAGCACCGGCATTCAATAAAGCTTCTGCATCGGCAATCTCTGTAATTCCTCCACCAATAGTAAAAGGAATGTTGAGCTGTCTGGCCACCGACTTCACCATTTCGATCATCGTTTTACGACGCTCATGGGTAGCGGTAATATCCAGGAATACCAATTCATCTGCGCCTTGCTGGGCATATTGCCAAGCCAGTTCCACCGGATCTCCAGCATCCTTCAGGTCCACAAAATTAACGCCTTTTACGGTCCGGCCATCTTTGACATCCAGACATGGAATGATACGTTTGCTTAACATCGGTTATAAAGAAGTCAGGGCTTTAAGATTCCATTCCTTAATCTCTTCGATAGAGATGCGGTTTTCGTAAATAGCCTTTCCAACTACGCAAGATCTGATT is a window encoding:
- a CDS encoding WD40 repeat domain-containing protein, translated to MLKHLRSLSGHQNPIYALTNSSKAGIFFTGGNDKGVVEWSLEKMSFLKVLMPVKTSVYSLHQYNDLLFVGQRSGEVSIFDLSKQIVKTTFQAHEKPVFDLVTIPEKQEFLTASEDGTVGVWSLTDLSLLYRIRVSADTVRAIAVSADGLQVAFGCKDGVTRIYELHDYSLLHILKQHTLPVTSVQYSPDGKYLISGGRDAQLNFWSLPDYQLQHSIPAHLFSVYGIAFHPSLPYFATVSQDKSIKLWGSDDLKLYKILSIEKNTHGHTHSINKLIWSLDGKYLLTTGDDKLVMVWEWDL
- a CDS encoding acyl-CoA reductase, whose amino-acid sequence is MSILTAEKLIIAFHKLSDFLNHPGDEFSNTIDSAPNHNAWFTVAEVRRSLASFQEMLNLPALEKWFEQITVSQHPKKVGLILAGNIPLVGFHDILSVLATGNIAIIKLSSADSQLLPALLKQLIEFEPLLADRIIYAERLKDFDAIIATGSNNTSRYFDYYFGKVPNIIRKNRNSVAVLDGKESITEIGQLGHDIFDYFGLGCRNVSKIYVPEGYELKNFFEPLEQYQDIINHFKYNNNYDYNKSIYLVNTVQHFDNGFLLLKEDEGLSSPLAVLYFEHYKNLAELNEKLKGMQDNIQCVVTHTALKLDVDSVTFGQSQHPQLWDYADNVNTINFLNKL
- a CDS encoding universal stress protein — translated: MNFQKILIAVDNSTCSEKAAKTGYELAKTFNAEVALVNIIEPMPATINQDLTLAPVFLESYDNSEENSHQLLKEIEDTYGNGIKTTYLSVVDTAAHGIIKQSDEWGSDLIVIGTYGRTGLYHFLMGSVAEHVARKSACPVLIIPNKAEV
- the hisF gene encoding imidazole glycerol phosphate synthase subunit HisF, whose amino-acid sequence is MLSKRIIPCLDVKDGRTVKGVNFVDLKDAGDPVELAWQYAQQGADELVFLDITATHERRKTMIEMVKSVARQLNIPFTIGGGITEIADAEALLNAGADKISINSAAVKNPQLIADLAKVFGVQFVVVAVDTKLVAGRNMVHLNGGRLITEIETAHWIKQAEDLGAGEILLTSMDHDGTKQGFDCKLLDSISKMINIPVIASGGAGKVEHFTEVFTTTGVDAALAASVFHFGEIPIPHLKNELKKYNIPVRL
- a CDS encoding 4Fe-4S dicluster domain-containing protein, which gives rise to MAIKITDECINCGACEPECPNNAIYDAGTAWRFSDGTNLNGIIDFGDQEVDAGAAQEAVSDEVYYIVSDKCTECKGFHDEPQCAAVCPVDCCVDDEDIRETEEELLKKKAWLHQEN
- the hisIE gene encoding bifunctional phosphoribosyl-AMP cyclohydrolase/phosphoribosyl-ATP diphosphatase HisIE, with amino-acid sequence MTIDFEKTDGLVPVIIQDIQTLEVLMLGYMNQEAWSKTQQEGKVTFYSRSKSRLWTKGEESGNFLYVKETHIDCDQDTILIKVTPVGPTCHTGSRSCFKTNFNQNFIFELEKIIHDRYDHPTEESYVNKLRKKGLNKIAQKVGEEGVETVIAALNETDVDFVNESSDLIFHLLVLLREKGKTLADIGVNLEGRHR
- a CDS encoding C40 family peptidase, yielding MEQIFAICRVAVAPIRASSADQAEITTQLLFGDQVEVLEKAEPWWRIRNAYDGYEGWIDFKQLGTLTQTEYEACKQRTALVPAAVSNQVIAADGSTYYLAASGNLPAYSNGYCKLGKEEFQVLFEPHDISAQTTGLKLVDSALFYLNAPYLWGGRTLFGIDCSGYVQAVFALYGIALHRDASQQAAQGEVVNFLPEAQTGDLAFFDNADGKIIHVGIMLNANQIIHASGKVRIDAIDDQGIYNPELGRYSHKLRIIKRFINPTPTP